The Sorghum bicolor cultivar BTx623 chromosome 6, Sorghum_bicolor_NCBIv3, whole genome shotgun sequence genome contains the following window.
GGCTTGTGCTGATTCTATGATATCAAACCCTGACAGAGAGCACGGAGATAGAGCTAGGTTAAATTCATTTCTGGATTAGGCTATTAACAATAGCAACCAAGTGCCAGGAAACAAAACAAATTATGTAAAAAATTATACTCCTTAGAATTTCAGTTGTGCAAATTATTGTTCTGGGTATCTCAAGGGGCTTTGGTGATATGCCCGAGAAAGATTGCACTCATGTTAGTTGCCTCCATTAAATGATTTTGTgtaccaaaaaaaaatcaatctgTTGAACATCGTTACTCATGGGTTCTGACTTTGCTTACTTTGGTTCAGTTCAAAATAATATTATTTCCAAAGTCCTCGACTATTTCTTCTATCATGTGTTGGTCACTTTGTATTGACTTTAGCTCTGTAAACATTACAACCACATTTTTACTTGACAAATTCTGCTACTGATAATTAGTAAATTCGATCATGCCTACTATATTTTAATATCTGAATCTTATCtaacacttttttttttctctctcgtaACTTTAAGATTGTGAAACCACAGAATTTGGATGCTCCTGCCTATGCAAGATGTCAACCACCAGAGATATTGTTCAGTGTTAGGGAAGTTGTGCAGTTTTGGATCATAAATTCTACAGAAACAAGATAATTATGGACCGCGCAGACACATCAGGGTTTGTCAGTGGTGGTTGCTTTGGTACTACACTCCTGCTGATATTCTTCCATTTCGTCTATTCTACAGTCCGTGTCTGAAAGATTGTCAAGAACCCTTAAGCTGCCTGGGCAGAAATATCATCAGGCCCCTGTTCTTTGAGCTCTCTGGTgttttatctcatcttcttTTCTGCCATTGCTATAGCGTCTCAACTGTGATGGATAACGGCTTCGTGAACATTCCCCATCCGCCATTGTCAGAGGCTCTGATGAATGACCCCTTTGTTTTAGTGGGTTGCTCAGCGCCAAGCTCCACGATGGAGAACATGGGCCAAAGCACACTCTGTATGGATGGCCTGAACCCAGCAATGGTTAGTTGCAGCCATGTTAATGGAAATACACAGATAATGAATGACATAGCACCGAGAGATGATGGCAGCAGGTTAGTCCTTGGTTTGGGTCCAACACCGAATTTTTATTCTGCAGCGTCCACTGGTTCAAAACAAGATCAGAGGTTGTCTGGCCAGAGTTCCACTTTCACTGATTCCGGGATGCTGAGGCTTGGTCTTCAGATGGATGGTGGGGAAGCAATTCAATATCTGCAAGCACCAAATGGAGCACTCCATTCTTTAGGTGTCGTTGATGAGGCTTCAACATCTGCTACTGTAAGGAACATGGGTGGTTACATGCCATCCCTACTCTTTGCTCCCCGTGCCAATTCTACTGTCAATGAGACACAAGTAGAAACCCCAGATTCTCTAGACCTCACGCACAGCACCAGCAATAGTCAGCATGTTCAACATCACCTCCAGCTCAGCCCTGAACCCTCTGCAATGACCGAGTCTTCATTTGGTGTGAGTTCTGATGTTGTCACTGCAACAACTACATCAGAACGTAGCCATTCCCGGCATCCTAAGAAATGCAGGTTTAAGGGATGTTCCAAAGGTGCAAGAGGCGCATCAGGGTTGTGTATTGCTCACGGAGGTGGGCAGAGATGTCATAAATCTGGATGCCATAAAGGTGCCGAGAGCAGCTCTGCGTACTGCAAAGCTCACGGTGGCGGTCGTCGGTGTGAGGAGCTTGGTTGTACCAAAAGTGCAGAAGGAAAAACAGATTATTGCATTGCTCATGGTGGAGGCCGCCGATGTGAACATCCTGGCTGTCCTAAAGCTGCCCGGGGTAAGTCTGGGCGGTGCATCAAGCATGGTGGTGGGAAGAGGTGCTCGGTTAAAGGTTGCATTCGGAGTGCCGAGGGGAAGGCTGGACTGTGCATTTCTCATGGCGGTGGCCGACGGTGCCAGTATCCAGATTGTGGCAAGGGGGCACAGGGCAGCACATTGTACTGCAAGGGACATGGTGGTGGCAAGAGGTGCATCTTCGATGGTTGCAGCAAAGGCGCAGAGGGTAGCACACCTCTGTGCAAAGCACACGGTGGTGGGAAGCGATGCATGTTTGAAGGAGGTGGTGTCTGTGCAAAGAGTGTGCACGGGGCTACTGAATACTGTGTGGCACATGGAGGTGGGAAGCGCTGTTCCGTGCCCGGCTGCACCAAAAGTGCTCGTGGCCGCACTGACTGCTGTGTGAAGCATGGTGGTGGTAAGCGGTGCAAGGTTGACAACTGCGGCAAGAGCGCCCAGGGGAGCACGGAATTCTGCAAAGCCCATGGTGGAGGAAAACGGTGCACTTGGAGCACAGGGTGTGAAAAGTTCTCCCGTGGCAAGAGTGGCTTCTGTGCGGCACATGGTACCTTGATGGCCAGGCAGCGAGAACAAGAGGTGGTGAAGAATGTAGGAAGCATGATTGGACCAGGTCTCTTCAGCGGCATTGTGGTGTCATCTGCCACTGCAGCAAGCAGCATGACGAACGAGCACTCGTCCTCTGGTGTCAGTACCGCTTCGGATTGTGACGGCACCATGAGGAGCCAATCAATGATTCCTCCGCAGGTGCTGGTTCCTCGCTCTATGATGCCTTGGTCTTCTGAGCCTGTAGATGGGGGCAGAGAGGGAGGTCATGTTGTTCCCGAGGGGAGGGTCCATGGAGGTGGCCTCCTGTCACTACTCGGTGGCAGCTTCAGGAACGCTGATGTTGAAAAGCTTTGAAGCTAGTGCTTTTCCATCGGCAGATTTGGTCAGTTTGTACATAAACAGGGCGTGTTTCCGCCTATTGAATTCCTATTGTGCCTTTTCTTGTCTAGATAAACATTTCAAACCTTCATGTACTGGTTAAGTCCATTGTAAAGTGGTGACTGGCAATTGATGCGAACGCTTTTGGCTTGTTGGTTAAGTTGTAGTCAGTACTGCAATAAATTCGTGTACTTATTATGCTGCTCTTATCTGTTTGTGCGCATTCTTAAGAAACTCGTCTAGACTTTCCATTGCGAAGTGTTGGATGCCAATTTTCTGAAACCTGAAATTTTGCATCACGTCGGTCCAGGTTATATTTGTTCTGTTCTGAAACCTGAAATTGTGCATTGTTATTAAGTTATTggaccttttttttttgcgttGGTGATGAATTCCATGTACCTGAATcctgcctttttttttcttttctgatcaatcgttctttttttttggcactATGGTTTTATAATGATTAATGCAAAATGCAGATGTCATTGGGAGAACCTTATTTCTGCAAGAGCTCATCACCTCCATGTTTTATTTTGATTGAATTGTTTGATCACAAAGGCTAAGTTATGGATCTTTTATTAAACAAAAAACTCCCACAATTTGCTGAATTTGGTCAAGAAGAGGTGCAACCTTAATCACATTTTATAGCTGGTTCAAGGAAGATAAAGAGATAGCAGGATTTATAGTTGTCTTCAACCAAATAAACTTCAGTTTTTTCATAGCTAACTCACAACAACTTTTCCGCAACTCATAGGAGCTGCACATGATTAACATTTTACACCACCTCAGATCTATACAACCGATGAAATGGAATGAAAAGTGTGTGAAAAAAGAAATGCTTTCCAATGCTTAAACgagtatctttttttttaacaagAGTTTTACTTCAGCTTTTAAGAAAGCAAAGTTTTGATACAAGACCGGGAAAGCCAGTTTCTCAGGAAATCAAAAGCGAGAACAGAAAGCACAAGCCTATGTAGACTAGATTTCGCAAACGTCTGACACTACAACTAGGCTAGGCTTGAAGTTCCTCATCCAACGGAGAATTTCATCCTTCACTTGTATGATATGCTGGCGATCAACTTCCTTGAAGAGGACACTCCATTTCTGCAGATACGATAACGCAACATATGTCAGTAGGTAACTTTGGATACTTGTGCTCAATAGCCATCTTGTTTCTATTGTTCCAGATGGCCCAACCGAAACCTGCAAAGATAAAGAGAGTTAAGCTAACAGGGAGGGGCCCCATGCCCTGAAGCCAAGTTTCAGACAATTTTTTCAATGAAGTAGGATAATCATTCCAATTAAAAATCTCACGGAGAAACCCCCAGATCATCCTCGCAATAATGCAATCAAACAAGATATGAGTTACCGATTCAGTATTCCCACATAAGCAACATTTGCCACCCCCTTTCCACACTCTCTTACATAGACTTTGAGCACATTGCAGCTTGTTAAAAGTTTGCCAAAGAAAAATTTAATTTTCAAACGTATTCTACATTTCCACAGGAAACCAGCAATTCTGCTAGCTGCCCCACCATCAGTAATAAACCTATACAAAGATTTGGTAGAAAAGAACCCTTTCTTCTCTAACCCCCAAAAAACCAAGTCTGCATTTTCCTCTTCTAACACTACAGAATCAAGCTCACCTTTGAGCTCAATCCATCTATGAAAATCCCTGACAGATAAGGATCTCCTGAAATCAACTGTCCGTTCATCCTCTACCCAGTGATCAGCTACCACAGTCAGGATCCCTGACCATCTTAAACAGGTCCTCATATTCAAGATTAacggccatccattattagtggATCTGAATGAAAAACCAGTCAAAAAAAGAATGGATTAAACGAGTATCTTGAGACTAACGGCCATAAGTTATTTAGTGGATCTGAAAAGCGAGTCCAACAAGAAATGATTAAACGAGTATCTTGAGACTAACGGCCATAAATTATTAGTGTATCTGATATCTCGTCCGAACAGTTTTTGAGATGTTGCCCGTCACTCGAAAAACATATCTTGTTGCTTGAAAGATCAGAGTACCAGACCACCCATTTCAAAAATTGGCAGCGTTGCTAACTACAATTGCTGGTTTATAGATCTCAGTTCTCAATGGATGGGTTAACCAAAATGGGTCAACCAGAGGCAGATCCTCAGATCCGAGTTTAAGAGGTCTACGATAGTACGATTGATTCTGGTGTAGTTGTCATCTGGTTGACAGAAACTTCACATGTTTTTTTTGGTTTGCGTAGTCAGGTGGTTTGGTTCTGCAACCGTACCTACACAGAATCGTTTGGTGCCGGATGACATCGCTAGCTCCACTCCTCAATCCAAACGAGCTGGTAGGGCCTTCAGAGTCTGTCCGTGACGCAATCCAAACACACCGTAAATCTCTGAACCAAAGTCCCACCATGTGACAAATGATGTGAAGAAAATTACGATCGAGCAACTAGTCTGAGATTGGCCGCCATAAACTATGACTAGACTAGATCTCAGATCTCTAGAAAGAAAAGAAACGCTGGATGCCAGCATGGGACTATGGGAGTGGAAAAATCTGACTTGTTCCTTTTGTTTAGCATCAGTTTGCCTAAGGTTTTCTTACTGCACAATGTTGGTTTACGTACTTATCAGTACATGTTATAATTTTTGAGTGAACCAATCATATTTTTCTCTCGCAACGAATTAGCATAAACATTATTAGTATAAACTAAAGTTCAGCGAAACAAACAGAGAAATTGAAAAGTGTTAGGACCTAGACCCTCGTAGTGTTATCGGGTAATCCGGCAAAAAAAAAGTTCGTCATGTTCGTGGACAAAAACacctacttttttttttaaaaaaatgacatatcatcggtagttttGGTTTGTTTTTTGCGAGAatagttttggatttttggttAGCTTCTGTCCAGATCACGATCTGGCCTTTTGGAACGCGTTTTTGCATGTGTCGGCAGGATTCCCGGGCGACCTGGACGTGTTAATTGGCAGGATTCACTAAGTGGGTGGTTGGTTGAAGGTGTTAAAATTTAACAAgtattgtaatattttttgGGCAGTTATCatctaattatggattaattaggcttaaaatatttgtctaacaaattactctctaactgtatttttaattttataaatagTTAGTTAAAGTTAAAATGCTTGACTTCTCAAGAACTAAGAATAACTTttatggaatggagggagtactattgCTTTCACTCTTTTGGGTTGTGTTGCTCTGTTATGCTCTCTCTATCCTGTAATATAGTTTATTCTAGCGTTTAAACTTTATCCTCAAATATAATGCATTCTAAGAACAAAATCTAATTTTACATTAAATACTTTCTATTTATCAATAAATCACCATTAATCAAGTTGATGATAGCGTCTGATTAAAAAATAGAGCGAGGGTACATGCGTCTTTTATGTTCTCtcttaatttattttaaaatcattaGAATGCACTATATTACATGATAGAGAGAGTATCCCCTAGTCTGGGTTCTTCTTATGACAAGCAGGTCTTCTCCTTgattcttttaaaaaaaatgactaTTATGGCCCCGTTTGGCAGGGCTTCTTGAGCTGCTTCAGAAGTCGTTTTCTGCCCGTAAAATGAAACGGCTCTACCAATGAAAACCCCTAAAAATATACTCTCATAAAGCTTTGGGATGAGAGAAAACCAAAAATAATGGTTTGTACTGGCTTTATCTCGTCGTATATGGCATTTTATGAGAGCATATTTTTAGAAAgtccccccctcccccccccaaaaaaaaggtCTCCATTGGTGCAGTAGGGCCTTGTCAAACGGGGCCTATATTATTAAGGTTGGAATAATGTATGAATCAAAAGTTTAGTCCTTGGTGCTGGTTCTTTTTAAGTTTTATTTGGAATTGTTTGAATCTTTTAGTTGTAGAATAGCAAAGTATTTCCttggttccaaattataagttggtTGTTTTTATAGGTATATAGTTTTTGTTATGCACCTAGATATACATTATGTCTAAATACGTAATAAGGCTATGTATATAAAAAAGGTTAAAACAACTTGTAATTTGGAAAAGAGAAAGTAGGTCTTCCTAAGATGCTAATAGAGACGAGGTGAAATGTGGACTATTAGCACTACCTCTTGTTCCTTGCTTGCTAATTTGAACATACTGCCTATTAGCACCAACGATCTAAACGGGGCTAGTTTACTGGTACAGAGGAGTGGTAAAGACTAACATCGGAGTCAAAACAAGAAACTCTGTAATATTGTTGCCGGAGTTTCTTGTTTTTCTGATAGATGCTCTCCTCACTTTCTTTCGGCTACTTAAGCCACTCGCTCACGCTTTCTCCCGCAGGATCAGTCACACCCAGTTAGGCCTTGTAGACACACGTTGGGCCGCTTCACTTGCATAGTTTTCCTTGGCCCATGTGTGGCGTCTTTCGAGATTGCGATATTGCTCGCGTTCCACTCATCGTTCCCTGCCTTGCCAGTCACAAATCCATTTATACGGACGTTCATCCATTTTAAATATAGCGAACGATTCGATAGTTAATGTAGCCTACTGTCGACTCTTCTCCCACGCTTCTCTTTTTCTTGTTCCTTACGTAAGAAAAAACAATGCATTTATTTTAAATTACTATAATTCGTAAACGGTGTGTCCATTTTTAATTTCGTCTGCACCAGTGTATTCAGCGTGACAAAACGAACAAAACTAGACCTCAATTCCATATATTTCgaagaattttattttttagtagcaatttatgtatattaacttaTAACATATAATTATGCAGTTAACTTATTCCGCTAAGTTATGTTGCTAACCTATTCTGCTAAGTTGCACTGTGTAACTTATGTTTGTGTAGAATAACTTTTATAAAAACACAACTTTGTctatacactaatatattatTTCGgtaacttatgtacataagttgtattgtgtaacttatatactccctctattctaaattacTACCTCGGTCCACAAAATAATGCTATCTAACTTATTTCATTAACATAGTGTACATAGTTATATATCTAACTTGTGTTTTCATGTGTACGCCATCTTAACTTATTTGATGAACTTGCTGCATTTAGTTTCATGTGTTATCACATTATATTAGATAACCATGCTAGTATTTGCTATTAACTAAAGTGTTTCTTCTAGTCAACTTTGTTATTTGAATTTATCATTTTTCACATTATATATTTTGCATATCttccaatttaaaacacatagaTGCTGAATATCATAGTTGTATAAGTTATGCAAATCAATTATGTAACTTGTTATATAGCTTCGCATTATCTATATGGAAGTTATTGTGTAATATAGGGTGTaaaagttatttttattttactccCCCACCCTTTTTAAATCCTTTTCTCTATGTTCCCGAATGATTATTTCTGAAAAAAAAACCGATGAAACATAAACAGAATGCTATTCTCGCAACTGTTTTAATAATATAAAATTTGCGCAAAAAAGGTAATGTTGTATAACTTAGAACTATTAAGTTAATCTTAAAAGTTATGCTTGtaacttagttttctaaattaTACTTgtagtttaaaaaaaatacaaaagtgAAACTACCGTTGCTCGTGCGGCTGcataggaaaagaaaaaaagtgcaTGTAACGTCCGCTCAAAAGGAGTCGGGAAGTTGCGTGTCTTTAGGTCCGTCCAAAAATAGTATCATACGGGATTGAGTATTTTTCTAAAAAGGATAGTTTAATTGGTCGGAGATCGTTCGCTGGATTCATTTCAAATGAACGTTCGTAAATTAGTGTGGTCGCTTGCCAGTTGCCACCATGTACAGTACTTGCTGTAGATGTGCCGCTGACACACGAGCATGGTTTCTATGTGTCGATTTCTACTTCAATTTATATCCATCCACCGCCACTGGTGAGAGTGAGGGACGACATAACAAGAAACGAAAGATGAGTGATGGATGGACGAGGAAGTGAGTGAGAGGTGGAAAAAAAAATCGATGCCTTTCGTAGTTAATAAGAATAAGCAGATCATAAAAAATAATCAATTATCCTGTGACCCTCTGGTATATACAAATGTGTAGGAGTATGATTTATTAGATGGGTCAAGCAACACGGTCTAGCCAAGCTGCATAATTTTGACAATAATGATTAGAGTTTATCAAATTGATCGAAGACCAAATGTTTCTGTTTATTATAAGATTTTTTTGGGTTTATCCTTTTTTTAGCACGCTGGTGAGAATTAAAATAGAGCCTTTGTCAGTGCTGTAACTATTAATATTATGATAAGacgtctttctctctctctctctacctaTTATTATTTCAGGATATTACTATTTCCTTGCTCATGTTGAAATATGGTCGAAAGTAGGGGTGCATTGTGTCGGTTCTCATTCAGGTTCACTCGTAGTTTATTTGTACCACGGGAGCATGGTTCTATGCGTCTCTGAGTTCTATATGAACCTCTGTACCAAAGATGCCGAATGCATATGCATTGACTCTTGAGGAGAGAAGCTGGAAAGTCTGGATGATCTTGAGACTAGTTGCCATGAACCGGTAGATTCTCACATCTCTAGACAAAAAACACGCATTTGGATGCCAACTTGTGAACGGAGAGTTTTGACCTTATGATTTTACTCAAGGATCAAGACTTCGATAGAAGAGAGTGTTCAGTCATCTGCATTGTATACACATATGCCTGTTCCTTCTTCCACCAGCCATATCTTCTCCCCCTTGTAAACTTGCACACTGCTGTGTGCCTGTGTGCTTGCTAGCAGTGTTGACCAATGGCTAGAGCTGCACTGCTCGCCATTCCTTTGCTCCTGCTGTGCCTAGCATTGGCCGGCGGCACAGATGCTGCGAGGAAGACGGTTGGGGTGTACAAGCTCCAGAACAAGAAGGGCGACTTCTCCGTCAAGGTCACCAACTGGGGAGCCACGCTCATGTCTGTCATTGTTCCTGACTCTAAAGGTATGGTTCCACTGCGTCCAGAGAAACCATCTATGTGCGTGACGTTTTGTGATATATACAGCGCTCGTAATGTAAACAAGTTGGCATACTTTCTTGCTGCAGGAAACCTGGCCGATGTCGTCCTTGGGTATGACAAGCTTGCACAGTATGTGGTAGGTTCACAAATGCCTCTGTTTTGATAATTATATAGGCATAgaacagtatatatatatatatatatatatatcgattCCTCTTCCTCCTGTTTTCAGCAGATGCTAATTTTTTTCGAAAGGCAGCAGAAAGATTTTGCCGTATTTTTATTAGACgaggaaaaataaaaagaagtttCCTCTTGGGTTGGTTCTTGTTTCAGATTTTATATCACGAAGTTAACTGTGTGTATATGATCAGGACGCTTCTTCCGCCTTTGGAACCGTGGTTGGACGAGTAGCCAATAGAATCGCCAACGGCAGTTTTGTACTCGATGGAAAAACCATTCGTCTGAACAAAAACGGCACCACCACACTTCACGGTAATTTGGCATCATCGTGAATTCACCTTACTTTCTTCAACATCATG
Protein-coding sequences here:
- the LOC8057467 gene encoding uncharacterized protein LOC8057467, with amino-acid sequence MDNGFVNIPHPPLSEALMNDPFVLVGCSAPSSTMENMGQSTLCMDGLNPAMVSCSHVNGNTQIMNDIAPRDDGSRLVLGLGPTPNFYSAASTGSKQDQRLSGQSSTFTDSGMLRLGLQMDGGEAIQYLQAPNGALHSLGVVDEASTSATVRNMGGYMPSLLFAPRANSTVNETQVETPDSLDLTHSTSNSQHVQHHLQLSPEPSAMTESSFGVSSDVVTATTTSERSHSRHPKKCRFKGCSKGARGASGLCIAHGGGQRCHKSGCHKGAESSSAYCKAHGGGRRCEELGCTKSAEGKTDYCIAHGGGRRCEHPGCPKAARGKSGRCIKHGGGKRCSVKGCIRSAEGKAGLCISHGGGRRCQYPDCGKGAQGSTLYCKGHGGGKRCIFDGCSKGAEGSTPLCKAHGGGKRCMFEGGGVCAKSVHGATEYCVAHGGGKRCSVPGCTKSARGRTDCCVKHGGGKRCKVDNCGKSAQGSTEFCKAHGGGKRCTWSTGCEKFSRGKSGFCAAHGTLMARQREQEVVKNVGSMIGPGLFSGIVVSSATAASSMTNEHSSSGVSTASDCDGTMRSQSMIPPQVLVPRSMMPWSSEPVDGGREGGHVVPEGRVHGGGLLSLLGGSFRNADVEKL